The Pyrus communis chromosome 12, drPyrComm1.1, whole genome shotgun sequence genomic sequence cccccactcgTGTAAAAATACCTTTCGCCTTCTCCCTGTTCTGACATTTGTGAGAGTTCGGAGGTTGCGACAACTCGCCctcgctctctctcttttcccttcCGCGGCTCCGAACCCTTCTCCCTCGCCCTCTCTCCGTTGCCTTCAGCCGCCTCCGATCTCCAAACTCACAACCTTCGTCGAGTTCAGGTCGACGACCGACGCCCGACGCCTCCGCCTTCCAAATCCCTACTTTCGCCTTCGCTCACTTTCAGGTACttaaaaaaaccctaacccttggTTTTCTTCTGGTGATTAGGTTTACGATTGCGTTTAATGCCTGATTTAATGCGTTAATGCTGTCGTTTGCGTTTTATTCGTCTCGCGTTTTGGGGATTTCTCGATGCTTTGTTAAATAGGTGTTTTGTGCTGCAATTTGTGTTAACTTTGTGTTCTGTATGCATTgcagctcgagatcaaggaaatAGCACGGGTTTTGATTGCTGAATCGGAAGAGAAGATGTTCGGTTCTTCTAATCGTAAGCTTTCTTTATCTCTATATCTTTTATTGATCCTTGGAGTCAGATTTTGCTGCATCATCTTAACTGCATTCAATATATTTTAATTGGTTCCTATAGGAATAATTGGTTTATGTATTTTCATCAATCATATGTCAGATTTTTAGAAGATGTCGATACACTTTTTATTTGCTTCGTTGTAAGATGAGTATGACGTGCATTTATTAGCAGATTGATTACGGGCTATTTATTGTGTTTATCTGGTCTTCCGGTTATACTGTTTGATTGTCTGATAAATATTCGGGCTTGGTATTTTTTTGCATTGCGAAAATAATCTTACTTGTGGAATATTGTTTAACAGCTTTTGGGCAGTCATCTAGCAGCCCGTTTGGGTCTCAATCGGTATTTGGGCAGACCAGCAGCACAAATAACAATCCTTTTGCCCCTAAGCCTTTTGGTAGCACAACCCCATTTGGTGCGCAAACAGGGAGTAACATGTTTGGAGGAACTTCAACTGGTGTATTTGGTGGCGCAACTCAAgcttcttcatcttttccttcCTCCACAACCTTCGGTGCTGCATCCTCACCAGCTTTTGGAAATACAACGCCTGCTTTTGGAGCAACTTCTAGTTCTTCACCATCACCTTTTGGTGGTAAGCAAGtggattgaatttgaattttttttttcttttcgtttttttgtTCGCTTACCACTTTTCAAATGATTCATTTGATATAACTTTTATGATATATGGTTATTGGAAATCATTTGCATTGTCTACTATCATTCTTAATGTCCTTCAAGTTTGCATCAAGCGTTTTTCTGGAAATGCATGAGTGGATTATGCATGCTGTACAAGATGGATATATTGTTGTTGAAACTTTCTATTTGGTACACGTCTATTGGTGCAGTTGGCTTGTGAAACGACAAATATCATAAGGGGGGAATTAAGACTTTGAGAGTGGAATAGGGATTGGTTTCATCTTGTATTTCAAGGGGCATGTGTTCACTTTGAATTCCACTTCATGTGTGGAATCATTTCCACTTTAGAAGCTCATCAACAAGATTGATCTAATTATAATGGGATGTTCAATGCATACATGTTATTTGGTTACATGTTATTCATCTCTATGTGCTCAATTATTTTGCTATTTTGATAACTTCTTGTCGCTGATAATTTTTTCTCTGTTTCTCTCCCCCATGTGCACACACCTCTCTCAACAGGTTCATCTGGTTTTGGTCAGAAGCCTGTGTTTGGAGCATTTGGGTCCAATCCTGCTCAAACAAGTCCTTTTGGAACTACAACTCAACCATCACAGCCAGCATTTGGGAGCAGTATATTTGGTTCCTCCACGCCATTTGGTGGATCAAGTCAGCCAGCATTTGGTGCTACCACCACCCCAGCTTTTGGTGCTACAAGCACCCCAGCCTTTGGTGCTACAAATGGTCCAGCCTTTGGTGCTACCACCACCCCAAGTTTTGGTGCTACAAGCACCCCAGCTTTTGGAGCTACAAGTAGCCCAGCCTTTGGTTCCACAACAAGTCCTACATTTGGAAGCACAGGAGCTGCATTTGGGGTGTCAAGTTCTCCCTTGTTTGGATCTGGGGGAGCATTTGGGGCTTCAAGCGCTCCGGCTTTTGGTTCATCTAGCTCGACCTTTGGTACTTCAAGCAATCCAGCTTTTGGTGCTTCAAGTGCTCCTGGTTTTGGTTCATCCAGTACTCCATCTTTCAGCTTTCCATCAACTCCTGCCTTTGGCCAATCAAGTTCTACATTTGGTAGCAGTCAATTTGCCGCTTCATCACCTTTTGGAGCACAGAGTTCTCCATTTGGTGAGTATTCCAGATGCATATGAATGGTGGTacattttgaaaaaataaaatggacCAGCCAGATGCCTCATTCTGTTTTGTATCATTGTAGTTGTATTATATTCTTATAATTTGTGATGCAGGAGCTCAATCAACAACATTTGGGAACACTAGTGCCTTTGGGCAGTCAGCTTTTGGGGGCCAGCAACGCGGAGGCAGTAGAGTGGTTGCATATGCTGCAACTCCTGAACCCGATGGTGGAACTGGGACTAGTGCTGGTGGGAAATTGGAGTCAATATCGGCAATGCcacaatataaagaaaaaagtcATGAGGAACTCCGCTGGGAGGATTATCAATTGGGGGATAAAGGTATGGTTTCTAGCTATAACGTTTCAGTATCTTGGAACTTTTCCGTGCTTGTCAGCAATAATGACATTTGCTAAGTTCAAAATGTTATCTTTTCGACCTCCAGGTGGTCCAGCTCCTGCTGGTGGGAGTGGGTTTGGCATTACCACCTCACAGCCAAACCCTTTGAATTCTGCACCGACATTTCCTCAAGCATCAAGTCCTTTTAATGCCACAACTTCATCTAATTTGTTTGCTCCAAAAACTTCATCCTTCACTAATACAGGCTTCACAACAACGTCTACACCATTCAGCTCATCAAGTTTTGGGATTTCTACTTCAACCAGTCCTTTTGCACCATCACAACCTTCTACAGTTTTCCCTCAAACCTCATCTCCGTCTCTCTTTAGTTCGTCAAGCTCTGCATTTTCATTTTCTGCTCCGGCTGCGACAACAACTTCCACATTTAATTCAAATCCATTCAATCCCACACCTCCAGCTGCCCAGACAGGTGGTGCTTTTACCAGTCCATTTGGGCAGAATACAACCCCGTTTGCTCAGCC encodes the following:
- the LOC137711213 gene encoding nuclear pore complex protein NUP98A-like → MFGSSNPFGQSSSSPFGSQSVFGQTSSTNNNPFAPKPFGSTTPFGAQTGSNMFGGTSTGVFGGATQASSSFPSSTTFGAASSPAFGNTTPAFGATSSSSPSPFGGSSGFGQKPVFGAFGSNPAQTSPFGTTTQPSQPAFGSSIFGSSTPFGGSSQPAFGATTTPAFGATSTPAFGATNGPAFGATTTPSFGATSTPAFGATSSPAFGSTTSPTFGSTGAAFGVSSSPLFGSGGAFGASSAPAFGSSSSTFGTSSNPAFGASSAPGFGSSSTPSFSFPSTPAFGQSSSTFGSSQFAASSPFGAQSSPFGAQSTTFGNTSAFGQSAFGGQQRGGSRVVAYAATPEPDGGTGTSAGGKLESISAMPQYKEKSHEELRWEDYQLGDKGGPAPAGGSGFGITTSQPNPLNSAPTFPQASSPFNATTSSNLFAPKTSSFTNTGFTTTSTPFSSSSFGISTSTSPFAPSQPSTVFPQTSSPSLFSSSSSAFSFSAPAATTTSTFNSNPFNPTPPAAQTGGAFTSPFGQNTTPFAQPFSNPSTGFGLGIPSAAGATSSQMGFSQPTPTSFSMPFSSQPTQNSGFNFNSFNQTQPGNTSGLGGGSTGILGQNNYGQLPATQSSAAVQPVPATNPFGTLPAMPQMSIGRGGTAPSIQYGISSMPVVDKPAPVKVSYLLTSRHLSQRRVRLPARKYNPKNDDPRFPFFIDDEEIESTPKADALFLPRENPRALVIRPKEQWPQRVGAEKASPLKDTSTPVHENETREENGFVKERADHAKVNQKLNGVHDDHSVQKGDSYMTLSGHRAGEAAIAYEHGADIEALMPKLRRTDYYTEPRIQELAAKERAEQGFCCCVKDFVVGRVGYGSIKFFGETDVRCLDLEALVQFNNREVIVYMDDSKKPPVGQGLNKPAEVTLLNITCADKKTGHRFTEGPKTERYKQMLKKKAEDQGAEFVSYDALKGEWKFRVKHFSKYELGEEDNWDTDAAAPAQDC